In one Papio anubis isolate 15944 chromosome 11, Panubis1.0, whole genome shotgun sequence genomic region, the following are encoded:
- the CH25H gene encoding cholesterol 25-hydroxylase, with translation MSSQNSSDPQVLCSSEQLFLQPLWDHLRSWEALIQSPFFPVIFSITTYVAFCLPFVVLDILCSWVPALRRYKIHPDFSPSARQLLPCLGQTLYQHVMFVFPVTLLHWASRPALLPHEAPELLLLLHHIVFCLLLFDTEFFVWHLLHHKVPWLYRTFHKVHHQNPSSFALATQYMSVWELFSLGFFDVMNVTLLGCHPLTSLTFHVVNIWLSVEDHSGYNFPWSTHRLVPFGWYGGVVHHDLHHSHFNCNFAPYFTHWDKILGTLRTASVTAR, from the coding sequence ATGAGCTCCCAGAACTCCTCCGACCCCCAGGTCCTTTGCAGCTCCGAGCAGCTGTTCCTGCAGCCCCTGTGGGACCACCTGAGGAGCTGGGAGGCCCTCATACAGTCGCCCTTCTTCCCGGTCATCTTCTCCATCACCACATACGTGGCCTTTTGCCTGCCCTTCGTGGTTCTGGACATCCTGTGCTCCTGGGTGCCCGCCCTGCGGCGCTACAAGATCCACCCCGACTTCTCGCCGTCCGCGAGGCAGCTGCTACCCTGCCTGGGGCAGACCCTCTACCAGCATGTGATGTTTGTGTTCCCCGTGACGCTGCTGCATTGGGCCAGCAGGCCGGCCCTCCTGCCCCACGAAGCCCCCgagctgctcctgctgctgcacCACATCGTGTTCTGCCTGCTACTCTTCGACACGGAGTTCTTCGTGTGGCACCTGCTGCACCACAAAGTGCCCTGGCTGTACCGCACCTTCCACAAGGTGCACCACCAGAACCCGTCCTCGTTCGCGCTGGCCACGCAGTATATGAGCGTCTGGGAACTGTTTTCTTTGGGCTTCTTCGACGTGATGAACGTCACGCTGCTCGGGTGCCATCCGCTCACCTCCCTGACCTTCCACGTGGTCAACATCTGGCTGTCCGTGGAGGACCACTCCGGCTACAACTTTCCTTGGTCCACTCACAGACTGGTGCCGTTCGGGTGGTACGGGGGTGTGGTGCACCACGACCTGCATCACTCTCACTTTAACTGCAACTTCGCTCCGTACTTTACACACTGGGACAAAATATTGGGAACGCTGCGGACTGCATCTGTCACAGCGCGGTGA